AAAAGTGAGGAGACTattactgtatttgtgtgtggtcTGTATCTGGGGATCATGGGGTGTAAAGTAAACTCAGAGACACACCCCTACACCATGGAATGGAAACATAGTCTAAACATGGTTCATATCAACCCAAAAAATAACCACAGCCTCGCAATGATCAATCGGTCTGTCTCGCTGGATCATGTTGCCGATGATACTTTAATTGTGAGCATCAGTAGGAGCGTCTAGGACCATGGCATGTGATAGTCCTCAGGCAGAGGGACGTTTATGCAAGACGCAGAGAACACATAGATTTATTAGAAGCTGGAAATGACATCCGTAGTATAGGCTACCATTTTTGTGTACAGTGTACCTGCAATGTGGCATGAGAGTGCAAGCTTTCCTTCTGTAAGCTAGACCTGTCTCAGGCATCTCTATTTACGTGGAGTGCTCTGCTCTTTTGCAGCCACAAGATGGCACTATTTACAAGATTCCAGGTTCAGAACAATTAACAATGTTCCTTCTCATTTGATACATTTTGCTTTATAACAAAATGATCCAGTGAAACTCATAAAAAATCATGAGAAAATAGATTTATTCaagtattttaaataatttgaGACAACAACTGtgcaaaacagaacacaataaAAGCATAACATCCCAACACAGACATATGaaattgaaatgtaaaaaaagtacaaaatagAAGTATAAAGTTAATTAGAACAAGAAGCTTCTGCATTTAACTGCTTTGACATTGACTTGGTCTTAAACATTCAGAGTGATGGGGTGTCAGACCTTACAGGATAACAACATATTTGTTGTGAGTCAAAGCTGGTCCAAtgtggcagggtttcccaaactcggtcctgccccccggttcacatttttgtttttgccctagcactacacagatgAATCATATAATCGAAGCTTGACtgtgagttggttatttgaatcagctgtgtagtgctagggcaaaaatcaAAACGTGCAGCAAGTGGGGGCTCCAGTACcgggtttgggaaaccctgctaaaTAGAGTCATAGAGGGAGTCTGAGACAGGGAATCAGATATCAGCAGAGTCAATGCTTCTCTCATTAGAGATGGCCTCAATTGGAGTGGGGACAGTTGGGGGAGAGGACTTCTTCCTGTGAATTAAGCAATTGGACACGGTGGTGAGTCAAGCCCATGCACCTTTCACTCATACGTCCTCAACAAACTGTTGtactaaataataaaaaaatgaatgcaaCAATGTTAGTTCTTTAAAGAATGACTTCATCTTTTGTACAGTAAATTATGACACTCCTAAATTGtaaacagaaaaaaaatggtttacATGACTCACATCAGGCGAGTGAGAAGTCTCTGCACCTTCTTCATACTGGGGTCCAGGCAGTACTGCACTCCATTCTTAAGGCTAACACTATCAAGATATAGAATGATTAAATTGATATTCTATTATTGATATACTTCGCAATGACTTTAATTTGAATTGATGTCATCATAttatcatcatcctcatcctaaCTGACGAGATTATATATGCTCACATGATCTCCAGCCTGTCACAGGAGGGAGTTGGCGGATAGATCTGGATGTCCTCAACAGTGTTTGGAGCTCCAAAGCTGTTCCGCACCTTCCGACACAAACATCGCTGGCTCACAGGACCTATACAGAGAATCAGTGGGCAACGAATTGAGTACAATCGAGCTACTTGGAATGACTAAAATTGCAATACAAAAAACAATTACCATGCTGAAAAATGTAAACATCATGTAATAAACGTTCCATACCATAGTAATAACAATTATGGKAAAAAGAGGTAGACTCACGCTGGGCGACTGTGATACAGATGGTGACAGCAAGGAGCAGGAGTATTCTGGTGTTCATGGTCATGTGTTCAAGCTGCTGGTACAACTGTTGGTAGAGATGAGTCTGTCTGGTGTGAAGAGATGGAGGACTGGAGATAAGATTTGAGTGTGTGAAGAGATATACGaggtgagacgagagagaggtacTGTGAGGAGTTGAGAGAAGGG
This region of Salvelinus sp. IW2-2015 linkage group LG6.1, ASM291031v2, whole genome shotgun sequence genomic DNA includes:
- the LOC111964754 gene encoding C-X-C motif chemokine 11-1-like gives rise to the protein MTMNTRILLLLAVTICITVAQRPVSQRCLCRKVRNSFGAPNTVEDIQIYPPTPSCDRLEIIVSLKNGVQYCLDPSMKKVQRLLTRLMKKSSPPTVPTPIEAISNERSIDSADI